From Rhodococcus sp. B7740, one genomic window encodes:
- a CDS encoding DNA-formamidopyrimidine glycosylase family protein — translation MPELPEVEALAGFLREHAVGAVIGRIDIAALSVLKTFDPPFTELQGKDVTDAARFGKHLALRAGDLWLITHLSRGGWLRWVDNPSVAPPKPGKGPLALRIHFFTPEGATPAIDLTEAGTKKRLAVWVVRDPQQVASIARLGPDALTATELEFAEILAGTTARLKTSLVDQSLLAGIGNAYSDEILHVAKLSPFASSSKLDPESVATLYAAMRSVLSDAVTRSAGQDAARLKGEKRSGMRVHARTGLPCPVCGDPVREVAYVDRSFQYCATCQTAGKILADRRMSRLLK, via the coding sequence ATGCCGGAATTACCCGAGGTGGAAGCCCTTGCCGGCTTTCTGCGCGAGCATGCCGTCGGTGCGGTGATCGGTCGCATCGACATCGCTGCACTGAGCGTTCTCAAGACGTTCGATCCGCCGTTCACCGAGCTGCAGGGCAAGGACGTCACCGATGCCGCCCGTTTCGGGAAGCATTTGGCGCTCCGCGCCGGTGACCTCTGGCTGATCACCCATCTCTCTCGCGGGGGATGGTTGCGGTGGGTGGACAATCCCAGCGTCGCACCGCCGAAGCCGGGCAAAGGACCCTTGGCGCTGCGGATCCATTTCTTCACCCCCGAGGGAGCGACGCCCGCCATCGATCTCACCGAGGCGGGTACCAAGAAGCGGCTGGCGGTGTGGGTGGTGCGCGACCCGCAACAGGTTGCGAGCATTGCCCGGCTCGGTCCGGACGCGCTGACGGCCACCGAGCTCGAATTCGCCGAGATCCTCGCAGGCACTACCGCACGACTGAAGACCTCGTTGGTGGATCAGTCGCTGTTGGCAGGCATCGGCAATGCCTACTCGGACGAGATACTGCACGTGGCGAAGCTCTCGCCCTTCGCGTCGTCGAGCAAGCTCGATCCCGAATCCGTCGCGACGCTCTACGCGGCGATGCGATCGGTTCTGTCCGACGCGGTGACCCGCTCGGCCGGGCAGGATGCGGCGCGTCTGAAGGGGGAGAAGCGATCGGGGATGCGTGTACACGCCAGAACCGGACTTCCGTGCCCGGTGTGCGGCGACCCGGTACGTGAAGTCGCCTACGTCGATCGTTCTTTTCAGTACTGCGCGACGTGCCAGACGGCCGGCAAGATTCTCGCCGACCGTCGCATGTCGCGACTGCTCAAGTGA
- a CDS encoding thymidylate synthase — protein MMVPTPYEDLLRHILDTGTAKSDRTGTGTTSVFGHQMRFDLAAGFPLITTKKVHLKSIVYELLWFLRGDSNATWLQEHGVSIWDEWAAPDGELGPVYGVQWRSWPTPSGEHIDQISQVIETLKTDPDSRRMIVSAWNVGEIPRMALPPCHAFFQFYVADGKLSCQLYQRSADMFLGVPFNIASYALLTHMVAAQTGLEVGEFVWTGGDCHIYDNHRDQVTEQLSREAYPYPTLKLAQRDSIFDYTYEDIEIVGYRHHPAIKAPVAV, from the coding sequence GTGATGGTTCCGACTCCGTACGAAGATCTGCTGCGCCACATCCTCGATACCGGGACGGCGAAATCCGACCGAACCGGAACCGGCACCACCAGCGTGTTCGGGCATCAGATGCGCTTCGACCTGGCCGCGGGCTTCCCGCTGATCACCACCAAGAAGGTCCATCTCAAATCCATCGTCTACGAGTTGCTGTGGTTCCTGCGTGGGGATTCGAACGCCACGTGGTTGCAGGAACACGGTGTGAGCATCTGGGACGAGTGGGCTGCTCCCGACGGCGAGCTCGGCCCCGTCTACGGAGTGCAGTGGCGATCGTGGCCCACCCCGTCGGGCGAGCACATCGACCAGATCAGCCAGGTCATCGAGACCTTGAAGACCGACCCGGATTCGCGGCGGATGATCGTCTCGGCCTGGAACGTCGGCGAGATCCCGCGAATGGCGCTGCCGCCGTGCCACGCGTTCTTCCAGTTCTACGTGGCCGACGGCAAGCTCTCGTGCCAGCTGTATCAGCGCAGTGCGGACATGTTCCTCGGAGTGCCGTTCAACATCGCGAGCTATGCGCTGCTCACGCACATGGTGGCGGCGCAGACCGGTCTCGAGGTCGGCGAGTTCGTCTGGACCGGCGGCGATTGCCACATCTACGACAACCACCGCGATCAGGTCACCGAGCAGCTCTCGCGCGAGGCATACCCCTACCCCACTCTGAAACTGGCGCAACGGGATTCGATCTTCGACTACACCTACGAGGACATCGAGATCGTGGGCTACCGGCACCACCCGGCGATCAAGGCCCCGGTAGCGGTGTGA
- a CDS encoding dihydrofolate reductase, producing the protein MSAPFVGSIWAQSTTGTIGDGGGIPWHIPEDLAHFRAVTGGHAVVMGRKTWDSLPAKFRPLPGRRNIVVTRNASWSAEGAEVAHSVADAIALADADPVWVIGGGEIYRSAMDIATHLEVTEVDLDVVGDTSAPEIPDGWVARVGDWQSSRVDGTRFRWVEYGKPTQPS; encoded by the coding sequence GTGAGTGCTCCGTTCGTCGGCTCGATCTGGGCGCAGAGCACCACGGGAACCATCGGGGACGGGGGCGGTATCCCCTGGCACATTCCCGAGGACCTGGCACACTTTCGCGCCGTGACGGGCGGTCATGCCGTCGTCATGGGCCGCAAGACGTGGGATTCACTTCCCGCGAAGTTCCGGCCGCTGCCCGGGCGTCGGAACATCGTCGTCACGCGCAATGCATCGTGGTCGGCAGAGGGCGCGGAGGTGGCACACAGCGTCGCCGACGCGATCGCGCTCGCCGACGCCGACCCGGTGTGGGTCATCGGGGGCGGCGAAATCTATCGCAGTGCAATGGATATCGCGACCCACCTGGAGGTGACCGAGGTCGATCTCGACGTCGTGGGCGATACGAGTGCTCCGGAGATTCCCGACGGCTGGGTCGCCAGGGTGGGCGACTGGCAGAGCAGCCGGGTCGACGGCACCCGATTCCGCTGGGTCGAGTACGGAAAGCCTACCCAACCTTCCTGA
- a CDS encoding cupin domain-containing protein, with amino-acid sequence MDKKSLTALARQQLKLAVGASSGRSSQTVYGGHRRHLRQTVVALAAGNKLAEHDLSGESTVLVLSGKLELISGERSWKGSTGDLLVIPDARHSVEALEDVSFLLTVAM; translated from the coding sequence ATGGACAAGAAGTCACTCACCGCCCTTGCCCGCCAACAGCTCAAGCTTGCAGTCGGCGCGTCGAGTGGCCGCAGTTCGCAGACGGTCTACGGCGGTCACCGACGCCACCTACGGCAGACGGTCGTGGCGCTGGCCGCCGGTAACAAACTGGCCGAACACGACCTGTCCGGCGAGTCGACCGTCCTGGTGCTCAGCGGCAAGCTGGAACTGATCTCCGGTGAACGCTCCTGGAAGGGTTCGACCGGCGACCTTCTCGTCATCCCCGACGCCCGCCACAGCGTTGAGGCCCTCGAAGACGTGAGCTTTCTGCTGACCGTCGCTATGTAG
- a CDS encoding universal stress protein, giving the protein MTGSRPIIVGIDGSAAADKAVIWAALCAHRRDRRLHIVTAVDMPGVVDLSEFAGEATEFVATAKSRLVAAETLAALVVDDPAFEVTSSAVEGGVMDVLIGVSAQAELLVIGASETGAVTLSLAAHSVSPVAVVRGRDIDGRPVAEGPVVVGIDGSEVNQAAVEWAFVEASARGAVLIAVHVWSDVDLTQSFGRAPKDWQAIADGEEALLAESLAGWQERFPDVEVQRIVAQDRPVRILSGLSETGALIVVGNRGRGGFGGMLLGSTSFALVNTADCPVLVVRKSPT; this is encoded by the coding sequence GTGACAGGCTCTCGACCGATCATCGTCGGCATCGATGGATCCGCTGCAGCGGACAAGGCCGTGATCTGGGCGGCGCTCTGTGCTCACCGACGCGATCGGCGATTGCACATCGTGACGGCCGTGGACATGCCGGGTGTGGTCGACCTGAGCGAATTCGCCGGAGAAGCAACCGAATTCGTGGCCACGGCCAAATCCAGATTGGTGGCGGCGGAAACTCTGGCGGCACTGGTGGTCGACGATCCGGCGTTCGAGGTGACCTCGAGTGCCGTCGAGGGCGGTGTGATGGACGTTCTCATCGGGGTCTCTGCTCAGGCCGAGCTCCTGGTGATCGGGGCGAGCGAAACCGGTGCTGTCACACTCTCGTTGGCTGCTCACAGCGTCTCTCCTGTCGCGGTGGTGCGAGGCCGTGACATCGACGGTCGGCCGGTCGCCGAGGGGCCGGTCGTCGTCGGTATCGACGGCTCGGAGGTCAACCAGGCTGCGGTCGAGTGGGCGTTCGTCGAAGCATCGGCCCGCGGAGCCGTGCTGATCGCGGTGCACGTGTGGTCGGATGTCGATCTGACCCAGTCGTTCGGCCGTGCACCCAAGGACTGGCAGGCCATCGCCGACGGTGAGGAGGCTCTGCTGGCGGAGAGCCTCGCCGGCTGGCAGGAGAGGTTCCCGGACGTCGAGGTGCAGCGCATCGTCGCTCAGGACCGTCCGGTGAGGATTCTGAGCGGACTGTCCGAAACCGGAGCGTTGATCGTGGTGGGCAATCGGGGGCGCGGTGGATTCGGTGGAATGCTGTTGGGCTCCACGAGTTTCGCGCTCGTCAACACCGCGGACTGCCCGGTGCTGGTCGTGCGGAAGTCCCCTACATAG
- a CDS encoding acyl-ACP desaturase: protein MRSDIGQFAVLRELLPSIEANLVRHRAEAVQWEPADFVRAEMYWGSRPSSLTEAAKAALVTTLLVEQNIPLYRRDTAASEIGAWPSWLTVWSEERTRHAVAVTDYLVATRSVDPIALGRARAQCMTVGFDAPMNGAHLLRSLAQVALDESVASMCHRNTVAQCHDPVADRLLGRIVADQDLHVRFFSDLVSAALEVAPSLTVTAITEVVMNFQLPGSNLPGFARSAMLISRDGIYDLRRHLDEVLRPLLAQWRIFERTDLGAGARSRDQLADYLDHLDAQDTAVELSRTRSREYANALRAS, encoded by the coding sequence ACATCGGGCAGTTCGCGGTTCTGCGAGAACTGCTGCCGAGCATCGAGGCGAATCTCGTTCGTCATCGCGCCGAAGCCGTGCAGTGGGAACCGGCCGACTTCGTTCGGGCCGAGATGTACTGGGGTTCGCGTCCCTCCAGCCTGACCGAGGCCGCCAAAGCGGCATTGGTGACCACTCTGCTTGTCGAGCAGAACATTCCGCTGTACCGGCGCGACACCGCCGCCTCCGAGATCGGGGCCTGGCCGTCGTGGCTCACCGTATGGAGCGAAGAACGAACCAGGCATGCAGTGGCGGTCACCGACTACCTGGTCGCCACCCGCAGCGTCGATCCGATCGCCCTCGGTCGCGCCCGAGCGCAGTGCATGACGGTGGGTTTCGACGCCCCGATGAACGGAGCACACCTGCTTCGGTCGCTCGCTCAGGTCGCCCTGGACGAGTCGGTCGCGAGCATGTGCCACCGCAACACCGTCGCGCAGTGCCACGATCCGGTGGCCGATCGCCTGCTCGGACGCATCGTCGCCGACCAGGACCTACACGTCCGCTTCTTTTCCGACCTGGTCTCCGCAGCGCTCGAGGTTGCGCCGTCGCTCACCGTCACCGCGATCACCGAGGTCGTCATGAACTTCCAACTGCCGGGCAGCAACCTGCCGGGGTTCGCGCGCAGTGCGATGCTCATCTCGCGTGACGGAATCTACGATCTACGCCGCCACCTCGACGAGGTCCTGCGTCCCTTGCTGGCACAGTGGCGCATCTTCGAGCGCACCGACCTCGGTGCAGGAGCCCGCAGTCGCGACCAACTGGCCGACTATCTCGATCATCTCGACGCGCAGGACACCGCTGTCGAGCTCAGCCGCACGCGAAGCCGAGAGTACGCAAACGCATTGCGCGCCAGCTGA